The Candidatus Nitrosocaldus cavascurensis genome segment AGATAATGCTAAGCATAAAGCGTGTTGAGCATGGCAAGTATGTTTATGAGAGGTATGAGGGGGATAAGAGAGTTTCAAGCAAGTTCATAGATACAAGTGTATCTGATTCACTCCATCTATGCATATATCCTGTTGTGGCAGTGTACACACCTCAACCAGCAAACTATGCTAAGCATCTACTACTCAAGTTCAAGGATCCATTGGTTATGGATACAAAATCCTCGCTGGAATGCTACATAAAGATGCCAGTGGAGGTTGGTATATTTGAGATGTATGATGGGAGAGCAACAATGATAGATGTATTTGCAACAAAACTCATCAAGTATGCATTGTATGGCATGCCAGATAATGGTGTTATATGCAGGTATAGAGAGTCTACTGTATACTTTAAGATGCCCAAGGCAGAACCATTAGCAGAGGCAGTAGCACATGTGCGCTTGCATAACTACCTTGATAGGGTAGTTACTGTTAACATGCTTGTAATACCTATAGAAGGTATAGATCTCTACTACTATGGAAGTGAAGCTATGCTTGATACCGTAAATGCTGTAATAAAGCAGGGTATACGTAATGAGGTTGTAGAGGTTAAGGTTGAGGAGGGCAGCGAATCAGGGTGGAGGAAGACCAATGTTAACCCTACAATAGTTGCTAGGAGTTACACGATGGAGTTGGGGTTCTAGATGGTTGGTGAGATAGCACTAGGTACAATAGAGATCCTTGGGACTAAGATAGAACTACTCAAGGTACTAATCTCAATAGCGATAGTTGCTGTTGGTGTTGTTGTAGCAAGGCTTGTTAGGATACCTGTATCCTACTTCCTTACAAAGTATGCCCCTCAGGCAGCACCTTTGGCAAGCAGGGCAGTATTCTGGATAATAGTTGGTATATCAGTACTATCAGCAATAGGCAATCTAGGAGTAGAGTTGACAGGTGTTCTACTTGCTGGAGGTATAGCAGGTATAATAATTGGGTTTGCTGTACAATCAACTGTAGCAAACCTCTTCTCTGGGCTCTTCATGCAGATAGATAGAGCATTCAGGATAGGTGATGCTATAGAGGTTGCTGAGATGAATGTTGCTGGTGTTGTTACAGATATAACAGCATTCTCAGTAGTGCTAAGGAGATTCGATGGTGTATATGTTAGGATACCAAATGAGAAGATATTCACATCTCAGGTAAGGAACTTTGGGAGGAACGTTGCAAGGAGGGTTGAGGTTACAGTAAGTATAGCATATAAGGAGGATATGAGCAAGGCTATTGAGGTTATAAGGAAGATTGTGGATGAGGATCCTAGGATACTTGTACTGCCAGAGCCTAGGATCATGGTCTGGGAGTTGGGGAGTTCAGGTGTTAACATAAATGTCTGGTGTTGGGTTCCAACACAGGAGTTCTTCAATGTTAGAGGTGAACTTGTGAAGAGGATAAAGGAGGCTCTAGATGCAAATGGTATAGAGATACCATTCCAGCAGGTTACAGTATGGTTTGGGGATAAGGGCAAGTACAAGGAGGAAGAGGATAAGGAGAAGGAAGGTAGGTTAAGGTTACCATCTCTTAATGAGTAACTCCAGATAATCATCTTAAGTGTTATTACCCTTATCATCCTTATTGCTTTTAGCATCACCAATATCAACACTTTTGCTAATACTCCTATTGCTACTACTCTTGATGTAGACCTTGCCCCAGTACACCTCTAACCTGCCCTCTATGTACAACTTGATTGCTTTGAGTAATGCTTTAGCCTCTAAACTCTGCCCTCTCCTCTTTATGCTCTCAAGGCTCTCACCATTCCTTATCCTAAACGCTTCCTGCCATATTATTGGTCCAGCATCCAACTCCTCAGTAACGAAGTGTGCTGTACATCCTATTATCTGTGTACCCCTCTCATGTGCCTGAAGGTAGGCATATGCACCAGGGAATGCAGGGAGTAGAGAAGGGTGTATATTTATTATCCTGTTGGGGTAACGCCATACGAAGTTTGGTGTTAATATACGCATGTATCTAGCAAGGACTATAAGGTCTATGTTGTATTTATCTAATAGTTTGAGAATTCTAGTCTCTGCACTTGCCTGATCCTTATGGTTAACATGGTAGAATGGTATGTTGTACCTGCTTGCTATAGGTTTTAGAGTATTCTCTGTACCAACTATGAGGGGTATGTTGACTCTCAACTCCCCCTTCTCCCTAGCGTTGAGTATAGCCTCAAGGCAGTGGGGCTCCTTGCTTACAAGTATAGCCATGTTCTTCAACCTATCGGGCTCATCGAAGTGTACCTTGATATCCATGCCTAGGCTCCTGCATAACCTTTTAAGCCCTTTTGTGAACCTATCCTTATCTATGCCATTGAAGGATGCCTCCAACTGCATACCAAACAATCCTCTCACAACATTCTGGCTTATCTTCTCTATATTGCCTTGGTTCTCGAATATGTAGTTTGTAACTTTAGCAACTATACCCTTCCTGTCTGGACCTATAACTGTTATCTCTCCTATTATCTTCCCCTCTCTCTGCATGTTACTAACGCTTACACATCAATATT includes the following:
- a CDS encoding DUF432 domain-containing protein translates to MLQREGVAYGDYIIEEEEWKGRLTDKIMLSIKRVEHGKYVYERYEGDKRVSSKFIDTSVSDSLHLCIYPVVAVYTPQPANYAKHLLLKFKDPLVMDTKSSLECYIKMPVEVGIFEMYDGRATMIDVFATKLIKYALYGMPDNGVICRYRESTVYFKMPKAEPLAEAVAHVRLHNYLDRVVTVNMLVIPIEGIDLYYYGSEAMLDTVNAVIKQGIRNEVVEVKVEEGSESGWRKTNVNPTIVARSYTMELGF
- a CDS encoding formyltetrahydrofolate deformylase — encoded protein: MQREGKIIGEITVIGPDRKGIVAKVTNYIFENQGNIEKISQNVVRGLFGMQLEASFNGIDKDRFTKGLKRLCRSLGMDIKVHFDEPDRLKNMAILVSKEPHCLEAILNAREKGELRVNIPLIVGTENTLKPIASRYNIPFYHVNHKDQASAETRILKLLDKYNIDLIVLARYMRILTPNFVWRYPNRIINIHPSLLPAFPGAYAYLQAHERGTQIIGCTAHFVTEELDAGPIIWQEAFRIRNGESLESIKRRGQSLEAKALLKAIKLYIEGRLEVYWGKVYIKSSSNRSISKSVDIGDAKSNKDDKGNNT
- a CDS encoding mechanosensitive ion channel family protein; amino-acid sequence: MVGEIALGTIEILGTKIELLKVLISIAIVAVGVVVARLVRIPVSYFLTKYAPQAAPLASRAVFWIIVGISVLSAIGNLGVELTGVLLAGGIAGIIIGFAVQSTVANLFSGLFMQIDRAFRIGDAIEVAEMNVAGVVTDITAFSVVLRRFDGVYVRIPNEKIFTSQVRNFGRNVARRVEVTVSIAYKEDMSKAIEVIRKIVDEDPRILVLPEPRIMVWELGSSGVNINVWCWVPTQEFFNVRGELVKRIKEALDANGIEIPFQQVTVWFGDKGKYKEEEDKEKEGRLRLPSLNE